The genome window ATAATGAGGATATAACGTCGTTTATGTATAATATGGAGTATGACCAACCATCCTTTTCCATTAATGAATTACGGGAAAGCAGTGAACCGTATCCGTTAGAAATCAGCAATCAATATACCCAGCTTCCACCGGCATTACCAGAAAGGGTTGCTTTGTTAGCGGAAGAAATTACTGCTGATCAAGATAATCGTTATGACAAAGTTAAGGCAGTTGAAAATTACTTTAACAGCAACGGGTTTGTCTATCAAACTACAGATGTTCCGATTCCAGAACAAAATCAAGACTATGTGGATCAATTTTTATTCGATTCTAAAGTCGGATATTGTGATAATTATTCAACGTCAATGGTTGTTTTGCTAAGGACATTGGATATTCCAGCAAGATGGGTGAAGGGCTTTGCAAGCGGAGAAATTGTTGAGCGTGGAGAAGGTGGTTACTACGTTTATGAAGTAACGAATGCAAATGCGCATTCTTGGGTTGAAGTATATTTTCCAGAGGTTGGCTGGGTTCCATTTGAGCCGACGCAAGGGTTTGCCAATACATCTGACTTCCATTTGGATACAGAAGGAAATCGTGAATCGGTAGAAAATGATGCAATTACTCCAACACCGGAACGTCAGAATCCGGAAGAGCAAGTGGAGGAAACAGTAATTCCTGAAACTGAGAATACTGCCGGTAATACGGAAGCATTGACATTTACGATAAACTGGTGGTATGCAGCGATTGGCATAGCTGTCTTAGCAGCTGTTTTATTCATCATTTACAAAGCGAGATTCCGCCTACAAATGTATTTTATTTCGTTAAATTTAACAACTAAACAAGATGCTAAAACATTCCAGGAGGCATATCACTTCTTAATTAAAATCTTAAGTGGTCGCGGCTATGAAAAGGAGCCTGGCCAAACGTTGCGTGAATTTGCAAACAAGGTTGACGCGCTTTACCACACAAACGAAATGGGACAATTAACGAGCAACTATGAGCGGATGCTGTATAAGAATGAAATTGAAAATGCTGAATTTGAGAAGCTAACGAAATTATGGAAAGATTTAATCAAACGGATAATGGGTTGACCGGAAAGTTCTTGCTTAGTAGAATAAGAACATATAAAAAGTTATAAAAATGATTGGTAACAAAAGCGGAAGCGCCCGTTTAGCGACGTACGGACTGGACTGAACCGTAGGAGATAAAGGAAACACGGCGACCGTAGGGAGTCGATGTTGACTTTCACCACAAGGGTATAAGTGCGACTAAGCCTCTGGTTTCACCAAGGCAAGTCTTCTTTATCGTACGGAGGTGAAGGAAGTCTCGCTAGTCGCTGGGCGCTGGAGCTGGATGTGGCCTTTCCGGAGAGAAAATTAGGAAGGGGAAAATAATTTAGCCTTTCTTATTTGGTAAAATGGCATTAGCAAAATTTGCGGTCATTGATACTCCTTTTTGAACAAACAAAGTTAAAACTGAATGATATGCCCTCGTATATCCTTGGAAATATGGTCCGAAAGTTTCTACCGGAGCACCGTAAATGCTCTGACTATGAAGGCAGAATATCTGGTCTGGTATTTTAATGGAACCTGGATTTCTGTCTTTTTCTAGCTATATGAAAATTTTGTATAGATGTGAAAAGCTGGAGTCTAGGTTTTTTGCAGATAATAATATATAAAATCTTCAAATTAGGATGCGTGTTTTCAAGGCTCGGGCGCTACATTCACGAAGTAACTAAATTTCGCACAGATAAAGGAGCATAATCATGGAAAACAATGAAATGATTCTCGTATTGGATTTTGGAAGTCAATACAATCAACTAATTACACGTCGTATCAGAGAGTTTGGCGTTTATAGTGAATTGCACTCACACAAGCTGACTGCAGAAGAAATCAAAGCTATCAATCCAAAAGGAATTATTCTTTCTGGTGGACCACATAGTGTTTATGATGAAAATAGCTTCCGTCCGGATAAAGACATCTTTGATCTAGGTATCCCAGTTCTCGGAATTTGTTATGGGATGCAATTAATGGCACTGCAATACGGCGGCACTGTTGAAAAATCAAAAAATCGTGAATATGGAAAAGCCTTAATAGATCTAGCACATGATCCAATTCTTTTTAAGGATACACCAACAAAGCAAACGGTATGGATGAGCCATGGCGATAAAGTTACAGCAGCTCCTCCTGAATTCCAAATCGATGCGACAAGTAATTCAACACCAATTGCTGCAATGAGCAATCCAGAAAAAAATCTCTATGCGGTACAATTCCACCCAGAGGTTCGTCATTCAGAATATGGGAATGACGTATTGAATCATTTTGTGTTCGATGTGTGTCGTGCTGCGGGTGATTGGACAATCCAAAGCTTTATTGAAACAGAAATTGCAGCAATTCAAGATAAAGTTGGCGACCGTAATGTATTATGTGCGTTAAGTGGTGGTGTTGATTCATCTGTTGTTGCAGCATTAATCCATAAAGCAATTGGTGACCAGCTTACATGTATTTTCGTCGACCATGGTCTGCTTCGCAAAAATGAAGCTGATGATGTGATGAAGGTATTCGCCGATGATTTCCATATGAATATTATCAAAGTGGACGCAAAGGATCGCTTTTTATCGAAGCTTAAAGGTGTAGATGATCCAGAGAAGAAACGGAAAATTATTGGAAATGAATTCATTTATGTGTTTGATGATGAAGCAGCGAAGTTAAAGGGAATTGATTTCCTAGCACAAGGTACATTGTATACCGACGTGATTGAAAGTGGTACGGAAACAGCACAAACAATCAAATCCCATCACAATGTTGGTGGATTACCAGAGGATATGCAGTTTGAGCTGATTGAGCCACTGAATACATTATTCAAAGATGAAGTTCGTGAGCTAGGCAGCCAGCTTGGAATTCCAGATCATATTGTTTGGCGTCAGCCTTTTCCAGGACCAGGTCTTGCAATTCGTGTTCTAGGAGAAGTTACGGATGACAAATTAGAAATTGTCCGTGAATCAGATGCAATTTTACGTGAGGAAATAGCACTAGCAGGACTTGACCGTGATATTTGGCAGTACTTCACTGTTCTTCCTAACATTCGCAGTGTTGGTGTAATGGGAGATACAAGAACTTATGACTATACAATCGGTATCCGTGCAGTAACGTCAATCGATGGAATGACCTCAGATTGGGCACGTATTCCATGGGATGTTTTAGAAAAAGTATCAACAAGACTCGTTAATGAGGTAGATCATATTAACCGAGTTGTGTATGATGTGACAAGTAAGCCGCCTGCTACGATTGAGTGGGAATAGACTAGGAATTTTAACTATTGATGAAGCGTAACAGATGTTGATATATCAATATTTGTATCCTAATCAAAGTTGAAATGTCATTTTTAACGTACAACTATTTATTGTGAAATTAAACTCTCTTTTATTCGTGTTTTGCGAGCGAATGAAAGGGGGTTTTTTTGTGGCAAAAATCATTGAACTCATAGATGATTTTCGTTTGAATCAGCAGATTGAAGATAGGAAATCAGAGTACATTGATCTTTGTATGTATCGTTTGAAACGGTGGCGAAAG of Oceanobacillus zhaokaii contains these proteins:
- the guaA gene encoding glutamine-hydrolyzing GMP synthase; its protein translation is MENNEMILVLDFGSQYNQLITRRIREFGVYSELHSHKLTAEEIKAINPKGIILSGGPHSVYDENSFRPDKDIFDLGIPVLGICYGMQLMALQYGGTVEKSKNREYGKALIDLAHDPILFKDTPTKQTVWMSHGDKVTAAPPEFQIDATSNSTPIAAMSNPEKNLYAVQFHPEVRHSEYGNDVLNHFVFDVCRAAGDWTIQSFIETEIAAIQDKVGDRNVLCALSGGVDSSVVAALIHKAIGDQLTCIFVDHGLLRKNEADDVMKVFADDFHMNIIKVDAKDRFLSKLKGVDDPEKKRKIIGNEFIYVFDDEAAKLKGIDFLAQGTLYTDVIESGTETAQTIKSHHNVGGLPEDMQFELIEPLNTLFKDEVRELGSQLGIPDHIVWRQPFPGPGLAIRVLGEVTDDKLEIVRESDAILREEIALAGLDRDIWQYFTVLPNIRSVGVMGDTRTYDYTIGIRAVTSIDGMTSDWARIPWDVLEKVSTRLVNEVDHINRVVYDVTSKPPATIEWE